The sequence TCCCCTTTTTACCTGTCGCCAGAGCCCCGGTAAACGCCCCTTTTTCATAACCGAAGAGCTCACTCTCTAAGAGGTTTTCTGGAATAGATGCACAATTTATATAGATGAAGGGGCCTTCCTTTCTTGGACTTGCCTTATGAATAGCCTCAGCAAAAACCCCTTTTCCGGTCCCGCTTTCACCTAAAAGCAGTACAGTTGAATTAGATTCGGCCGCCCTCTTTGCCAGATGTATAACACCCCTTATCTTTTCACTGCAGCCTATAATATCCATGAAAGCCTTTTCCTGAACTTCCGTTTGTTTCAACTGTTTTTCGAGGCTTTCCAGCCTTTTTATGGTCAAATCCCTTTCTTCCAGAATCACCTTCAACTCGCTTACATCCCGGACTTTTAGAACGGCTCCTGTCCGCCTCCCTTTTGTTTCAATAGGCTGTACCGAACACCTGACCGGAATGCCGTTAATCTTCCCTTCCATATCTAATAACCCTGCTGTCTTGCCTTCAGCTGTATCGACCAGTGCCTTTATCATAGGTGATTCAGGGTGTATCTCATTTATATGCCTCCCTATTATAAGGGGTGGGGCTGCATAAGGTCCTTTTCCCGTATATTCCGACCCCATTAAAATCTTTTTGGCATCTTCCCTGCGTGCCGTATAACCCAGCGCCTGGTAAAACTTGATTTCATGAGTTACCGGATCTAATAATAACAAGTGACCTGCGGAGTGGTGGTAAACAAAATCGAATTTTTCCTCTCCGACTTTTAACCTCAAGCGCCTAATTAACGGGTCAGCCTCAGCTGTTAGCTTCAGGCCTGCCATTGTCGTCGAAACCTGCAGGGGCCTAACAGCCTTGCCCGCAGCCTCTTTTTTAAATATGGCAGTTCCCGGCTGTGCTCCTTTTATTCCAATCGCTACAACCATATCCCCTGTCTTTATGTCTTCGGGCTCTATTCCTATTACTTTCAAATCCTCTGGGGTCAAACCTCCGTCATCACTGCCCAGGGAATTATCGGCGAAAAGTACAATATCTCCTAATACCGCCTTCCCTTTTTTATGGCCGGGGCCCGATGCGGGCATTATCCCGAATATATCCATAGCCCTTTTATTGTATACCCTGATTGATCCCATGCTGTCGATAGCTATAATCCCGTCATCGACCATATCAATAACGGCTTTAAAGAAACTTCCGCTATTCATTAAAATGCCTCCCTATAAAAGAAGCTGTAACTTGCATACATTATTAATTTTCTATTTAACCCCCTTTATGTCCTGCTGATTTTTGAAATATAAACCTGGTATATTATCCAATCACATGCAAATACTAAAGTAAAATAATACCCTTTAGTCAAAATCGGAGGTGAATCAGGTGATTTCCTGCGAAGTATCGCTGTATCCCATGGACACCCAGGATTCGGACAGAATAATAAACTCCTCTATAGAATCCCTGAAAGGTCAGGGAATAGCATGTGACATCGGATCAATAAGCACCTATTTTTCCGGAGACCCGGATAAAGTATGGCATGGATTGAGAACCCTTTATGAATCGGCTCAAAAGGAAGGGAAGGAAGTAGCGATGGTAGTTACTATTGCCAACAGCAGGAAGTAAGCAAAATCGTAATAAAAATAAGTGGAGAATCGGAATTCTCCACTTATCGTTTTATAAGGGCGATACCTATTACAACCAGAACCGCACCGAGGAGTTTGTGCCATGAAAACCGCTCTCCAAGCAGTATAACAGCCAGAAGCACAGTTACCATCGGGGCTGCCGAAGTTATGGGGGTAATGGTGGATGCAGTCCCCAATTTTAAGGCGTAGAAATATGCTAGGTGCCCTAACAGGGAAGCAAATATCCCCTCGGCGGCAATAAGCCCCCATGTCTTCGGCTCAACGGTTAGAAGGTTAGGGGTATTTCCGCTGAATAAAAGCCATGCTAACAAAATCACCGTGATTATTATGCTCCTGATAACCATAGCGATAGCAGGGTCAGCATTTGTGAGGCCGGCCTTACCAAATAACGGGGCAATTCCCCAGCATAACATGGTAATAACGGCAAAGATAAAAGGATTCACCACATCGCCCTCCCGCTTCTTTAAAATCCCTCTTTAATTATTTTATAATAGTTCACACTGATTTTCATCCCATGTTTACATGTTTATATAATATTGTTTTCAAAAGTGCCTTTTACAATGGCTTTGCCGTCTTTTACCATGCACTTCCCTTTTGCAAAAACGTATTTAATTTCCAGATCCCCATCCATTACTACTATGTCTGCATCACTTCCCCTTCGAAGGGTACCTTTTTGGGGATATAGTTTTAGTGACCTTGCAGGATTTACAGTAATTACCTTTAAAGCATCGGCAAGGTTTATACCTTCTTCCCTGACCATGTCTTTAAATTCTTTATACAATGAATCTAGTTTAGCTACCATAAGGCCCTGAATTTCACCTTTTTCATCGAAAATAGGCATGCTGCCGTTTCCATCAGAGCTCATTGTAATATTGTCTATCGGTACACCCTGTTCAAGGCAGTATTTTATTGCCTTTGACGGCTTTACCGATTTTCTAGCCCCTGAATCAGGGCTAACACCTGACGTTATATCGATAATACCCCCTATTTTTGCAAACTTTATACCGTCTTCTAAAAGTTCAGGATTGCGGTTTATATGGGTGGGTGTAAACTGGGTTACGGGTATTTCCGTCTCTTCCAGAATCTCAAACAGCATCCCTAATTTCCTGTGGCCGTCCCCTACATGCAGATGCAAAACTCCTGCCTTCCCGCTCAGTATCCCTCCAACCCTTGCCTCGGCAGCGAGCTTCTTTATGTCTCCTTTATCGGGCTGGGCTGAACGGTGATCGGATATGGCAATCTCCCCACAGCCAAGCACCTTATCTATAACTATTATATCATTCCTGATATTTTCGGTAATCGTACGGGTGGGAACCTGATATGACCCGGAATATATATAAGCAGTAATGCCTTCTGCCTCCAACCCCCGGGCTTTTGCAAGGAGGGACGTCATGTGGCGGGTAGTGCCGTCAGTTCCCAGGCACCCAACCACCGTCGTTATGCCGGCTCTTATAACCTGACTCAACATAACTTCCGGTGTCCGGGAAGCAAAACCGGCCTCCCCTCCACCTCCTATTATGTGAACATGCTGGTCTATAAATCCGGGAACCAGGTACATATCCGTTACATCTATAACCTCCACTTCCCCGTATTCAGGCACGGGAGGGATATCATCACCGATATTTGCAATAAAGTTTCCGGCTATTAAGACGTCCTTTTTCCCCACTTCTTCAGGTCCGAAAATTCTGCCGCCTTTTAAGATTTTAAACAAAAACCACACCTCCAGAAACTATAGCATAATATGCTGATTTTTATTTTATTTAAGATTACCTGATTTAAGATTACCTGAACACCTATTGTTATCCGCTAAAACACAGGTGGTACTCACCCTATCCCCAATAAGGACAGAATGAATACCACTTGACGCTAAAAATTCAAAGAGCTAATTTCCCTTTTCCTTCCAGATTGCTTTCCCTGTATATCCGTATATCCACGCAAAAACAAATCCAAGATAACACATAACGGCCCATGGGGCATATGATTGTGTCGGCACCCCTAATGTTGTTGCCATATATACCCCTGCAGCACTCCACGGCACAAGAGGAACGACCACGGTCCCCGAATCCTCCGTAGTCCTCGACAGCACGCTGCGCTTTATTCCGAATTCCTTAAACATAGGCTGATATATCCTCCCCGGCACTATAATGCTCAGATAGGAG is a genomic window of Koleobacter methoxysyntrophicus containing:
- a CDS encoding sigma 54-interacting transcriptional regulator, whose translation is MNSGSFFKAVIDMVDDGIIAIDSMGSIRVYNKRAMDIFGIMPASGPGHKKGKAVLGDIVLFADNSLGSDDGGLTPEDLKVIGIEPEDIKTGDMVVAIGIKGAQPGTAIFKKEAAGKAVRPLQVSTTMAGLKLTAEADPLIRRLRLKVGEEKFDFVYHHSAGHLLLLDPVTHEIKFYQALGYTARREDAKKILMGSEYTGKGPYAAPPLIIGRHINEIHPESPMIKALVDTAEGKTAGLLDMEGKINGIPVRCSVQPIETKGRRTGAVLKVRDVSELKVILEERDLTIKRLESLEKQLKQTEVQEKAFMDIIGCSEKIRGVIHLAKRAAESNSTVLLLGESGTGKGVFAEAIHKASPRKEGPFIYINCASIPENLLESELFGYEKGAFTGALATGKKGKFELADGGTIFLDEIGELSITLQAKLLHVIQRKSFTRVGGLDPINVDVRIIAATNKNLEKAVLEGKFREDLYYRLNVISILIPPLRERPEDIFPLVEYFIPRICERAGKKAKRISDQAMKILLDHRWKGNVRELENVLERAVNVAAGDTILSVHLPEYLYHGHASEGSTEELVELKGFAPIDEILKQTEKKAIKKALDIAGGSRKKAMNLLGMGKTSFYKKMKEHNIE
- a CDS encoding YkoF family thiamine/hydroxymethylpyrimidine-binding protein produces the protein MISCEVSLYPMDTQDSDRIINSSIESLKGQGIACDIGSISTYFSGDPDKVWHGLRTLYESAQKEGKEVAMVVTIANSRK
- a CDS encoding EamA family transporter; this translates as MNPFIFAVITMLCWGIAPLFGKAGLTNADPAIAMVIRSIIITVILLAWLLFSGNTPNLLTVEPKTWGLIAAEGIFASLLGHLAYFYALKLGTASTITPITSAAPMVTVLLAVILLGERFSWHKLLGAVLVVIGIALIKR
- the iadA gene encoding beta-aspartyl-peptidase → MFKILKGGRIFGPEEVGKKDVLIAGNFIANIGDDIPPVPEYGEVEVIDVTDMYLVPGFIDQHVHIIGGGGEAGFASRTPEVMLSQVIRAGITTVVGCLGTDGTTRHMTSLLAKARGLEAEGITAYIYSGSYQVPTRTITENIRNDIIVIDKVLGCGEIAISDHRSAQPDKGDIKKLAAEARVGGILSGKAGVLHLHVGDGHRKLGMLFEILEETEIPVTQFTPTHINRNPELLEDGIKFAKIGGIIDITSGVSPDSGARKSVKPSKAIKYCLEQGVPIDNITMSSDGNGSMPIFDEKGEIQGLMVAKLDSLYKEFKDMVREEGINLADALKVITVNPARSLKLYPQKGTLRRGSDADIVVMDGDLEIKYVFAKGKCMVKDGKAIVKGTFENNII